The DNA segment TAGGCGCCGGAAGCGAATTCGACCGCCCGGTCACCCGTGGCCGTTGAGCCGTCGAGGGCGTCGAACGCATCCTGCGCGTCGCGCAGCGCGGCAGTGACCTTGTTCGCGGCCTCCTCTATCTGCCGGACCCACTCCGCGGCGTCGCGCCCCCACACCGTCCGACCTGTGGCCTCCTGCTCTCGCGACACGACGCGCACGGCCCTGACTGACTCACGCACAGCCTTGAACCCGCCGGTCGAAGCGGACGTCACGAACTTGCCCGTCGCCTCGTTCCACGCGCACACGTGCTCGGCCTCCTCCACCCCGGCGCGCACCATCACGAGCCCGGAGACCACTGCGGCGCGCACCCACAGACGGCCGGTCCAGCGGCGCTCCGCACGCACGTCCCAGCCCAGCTGCTCTGCCGCGTGCACGAGGGCGCGCGCGTTCTTGGGCATACCTTCCAAAGCGGCCGCCGCCGCTTCGGCACCGATGGCTGCGGCACATCCGCCGCAACGTCCAGAGCGGACTTCCCTGCACTGGCACGCCGGACACGACTCGGCTGCCGGATCCTTCCCATGCCGTGCCGAAGTATCGTCGCTCTCGGCGTCAGAAGGATCGGTTCGTCCTTGCGCGATCGTCATCGCTGCACCTCCAAAGCGTCAGCAGGTTTTCCGGTGATGTCCTGAGGCGACGCGACGATCAGCCGCCGTGATCCATCGAACGCCCGGGCCAGCCTGAGCTTCCGGCCCCAACCACCCAGGACATGAGCGGGAGTGGGCCACGCGTCAAACGTCTCCAGCGTCAGGACATTGCAACGGCGCACAACCGCGGGGATGTGCAGCAGCGTCAGGTGGACGTAGATCATGTGCATGGCCTGGGGAGCTATATCCTCCGCCGTCACGTGCAACTGCGTCTGCGGGTTGAGTCCGCGCCCGAGCATCGCCTGCGACAGAGCAACCACGAACGCGCCCGCGCCGCAGCTTGGTTCATACACATTGGCGAAGCCGTCCCTCTGCACCTGCTCGACCACCGAGTCGATCTGCATCTCGGCCATCAGCCGGGCAATGTCGTAGGGCGTGTAGAACTGGCCCAGCCTCTCGTTACCGAGCTCCAACTCCATGTAGAGGCGGCCAAGCACGTCACACGGATCGTGCTCCAACTCCATGGTCACCAGCGCCAGGGCGTGCGCGAAGCGATCCAAGTCTGTTCTGCTGAAGCCGTCGACGATCTGGAGGTATTGCCTTTCACGCGCGTTCCAGCACTCGCTCGCGCGGACGTCCACGGCGTTGCGCAGAGCCAGCGCCGCCATCTCGACGAAGTTGTCGAAGACTTCGCTCATCCGCTTCGCGCCGGTGCTCGCCGCCAACAGCTTCCCGATCTCGCGATAGCTGCTCATGCGCCCGGCACCACAATGGCCGGAACCTCGGAGACCCGGACGACACAGTGGACCTCCGGATCGAAAGGAACGACGCGCGGGTTCCAGAACCCTTGAGCGGCGAGCCGCAGGAACCCGTACGGGCATACGTCGGTCATACGGCGCCCTCGGCTGTCGTGGCTGATTCCGCAGGAGGCTGTGAGTCGTCCTTCTTCGCCTGTTCGGCGAGTATCTGTTTCACCTGCCAAGCCGGTGCCCGTGCTGCCAGGGCGATGTCACGCTGCGTGGCACGCCGCAGAGCCAGGGCGTGCACCGCGGCGCGCAGAGCCTGTTCGCGTGCGTCGTCGGCGGCCCGGAGCGTCTCCAGCTCCGGTGTCACCGGGATGAGCCTGACCTCGGCGCTTACGCCGACGAGTTCGAGCCCCTGCGCGGCGTTCGCCTCGACCGCCCTCAGCGTCCGCCCGTGTGCGTACACACCGTGCTCGGCAAGGTGCGTCACCCATGTCTGGGCGCGCCGGTGGGCCTGGCCCTCAATAGTCTCGCTCACGCCGCGCTCCCCAAGTCCTCAATGACCTGCTGGACGAGCGTTTCCGGCACCGGCGCGGGCAGGACGATCTGCCGGTTCCCGATCCGGTACAGCGTGTGCATGGCGTTGCTGCTGACCGTGGTGACGGTGAGCCCGAGCCTGGAGGCCGCTGCCCGGACCCGCAGCAGCGGGCCGCCTTCGACGCCCGCGCGCAGTCCCGCGGTGACCTCCTGGGCCTGCATCCACTCCTCCAGGCTAACCACCGGCTTGTGTACGACCTTCGGCGACCACACCCACTGGGAAATGGGGTTCCGCTGCGAGAACCCGGCGCGGCCGGTGCGGGTTGCCCGCCGGTTGTACACCTGATAACCCGTCAGCTTCGGGTTCGAGACCAGACCCTCGACCCTGTTGTAGGTCCACTCGCCCTCGATCGGGTACCGGTCGGGCTCCGCCTTGAGGATCGCGACGATGTCCGGGCCCTTCAGGTGCTCCTCGCGCCGGAGGCGGCACAGCTCCCGGGCGGCGTCGAACCGGCGCGGGTCGGGGTGCGGAGCGATCTTCTTTTTCGGCCGCTCCGCGCCGAAACGTCCCTTCCCCTGTACCGGGGCGTTCTCATCGATCAGCGTGATGTACGGGTACGGCGCATAGCCGTGGTTCCAGCCGTTGATGGCGTGCTGGATCTGCCCGCCCATCGACATCTCGTTCAGGACGGTGCGGTAGACCTCCGCCTCGACCTGGCCGTAGCGGCGGCTGCGTAGCTGGCCGGACTTGGTGCCGCCGACCGGTTCGTTGGCGTACACCACCTCTGCCCCGAGGCGCTCCAGCTCGTCCTCCACGGTGAGGCTGGTCAGCATGGCGCGTGCCATGCGGTCGGAGCGCTCAGACAGGACGTGGGTGACACCCAGCTGCTCGACACGGTCCACGAGGTCCTGGAGTCCGCCGTCCCGGGGGGTCGGTACGGCGAGGGCGTCGTACATCTCCTGCGGCCCGAGGCCCCGCAGGTCCGGGGGCAGCATCCCGGACTCGACGTCCCAGAAGTACGCGACGAACTCCTCGCCCTCCTCCAAGCGTTCGGAGGCGAGGACCACCTGCCGCGGGATGGACGAGGCCGGGTTCTGGTTGTCCTTGGTGGAGACACGACCGAGGAACACAGCGCGGCGAGGACGCGCGTCGGCCTGCCGGTAGTTGGGTAGGTGGCTGAGGTCGATGGGTGGGGCGAACGGGTTGGCCATGACGTTCCTACGGACTCGGAGTGGACAGTGGTGCTCTGCTGGGGCCCCGGCGGCCCCCAGGCGGCCCCCCTTGGGGGGCGTTCACTGTGTGGCGTACTCGTTGTGAAGGGTGGCGGCCTTCTTCCACCAGGCCTCGCGCACGTCGGCTTCATCGCGGGCTCGCGCGCACTGGCCGCGCTGGTCGCCCATGCCGCCGGCCAACGGCGCGTGCAGGTGCGGGACGGACGGCAGAAGCAGCGCGGCGTAGTCCTGGCCGCCGAGGAAAATGACATCCGCGTCGTCCAGGCCGAGACCCGCCGCCTGCCAGTAGATCGTCTCCGGGGTGACCGCCTGCTCGTCTTCGAGGGTGACGTCGTAGGGGAGCAGGCGTCGGTCAAGCGGTACGAGACCGTGGAGCGCGGAGAGGATGAAGATCAGCGACGGGCCCGTCAGAGCGTCCGCCGCCTCGCGAAGGGAGCGGTGGTAGTCATCGGTGTACAGTTCGCCGGCCGGGTGGCCCGGGAGCGGGTTGCCTACCTCGTCGAAGCCTGGATGCGGCAGCTTCTGCATGCCGCAGGCAATGACGACGACACGTCGTCGGCGGACGTCGATGCTCCCGCGTTGCCGGGCGTAGATCCGCCCCGCTTCGGTGAGGTAGAGCGGGCGGCCTGTCTGCTCCCATGTTGCCGGACCCCTGTCGTACCGCCCGGGCCGGATGGCGGCGTAACCGCTCGCCGCGATCTTCCGCAGGGTGGACCCCCGGAACCATACCTCGCCGGCGCGGTAGGCCGGATCATCCTGGCCGGGGACGTTTTGGTCGGGGCGCCGCGCGGCAGCGAGTACCGCCTCGTGCTGTCGGCCGGGCAGCTTCGGCAGGAAGCGTGGGGCGTCCGCCAGCGCAGCACGACCCGGATTTTCCTTCCGCCAGGTGTCGAGGGCCGTCCGTCCGAGCGCGGACATCCGATAGGTACCGCGGTCGGCGGTGTGCGGCACGACCAGGTCATCGGACATCAGCTTGGCGAGCGCTGCGGGGTGCCCGGCAACGAGACCGTCGTCGTTTGCCTCGAGGATCTTCGCGCCGGTAGGGCTGAGGCCGTGACTCATCTGGTGGCTTCCTCGTATCTCTGGAGTAGACGGTAAGGGGGAACGGGGCCCATGTCGTGGAGCTGGAAGTGCGGGCCCAGCTAGCAGAAGCTGCCTGCGCTGCGGGCCGATGGTCCGCGCGTACTTGTGGCAGCCGCCGTGGTACAGCGCCGTTGCCCCGACATCTTCAAGCGCCCGAGCGAGCCACCACCCGCCGTCTTCCTCAGCTCGGCGGGCGGTGGCTCCGAGTGCGATGAGTCGCCGTTCGACTGCCGCGTGGCCAGTCTCGTCTCGGCGAACCTTGGCTGCTGCGCGGTCGCTCAGCACGGTGCCGTCAGGAAGTACAACCAGACGCCGGGCGCGGGTACGGCCGAGATAGGCGAAACCCTGGCCGTGGCCGTAGACATGGCCGATGTGTCCCGGCATCACGTGGGAGGGGCCGTCGGCTGTGAGTCTGACACGCGGGACGGGATCGGCGTGCGCGACGATCCCTCGGATTCCCTTGGCGGCGGCGTCCTGGAATGCTCTCGCGCAGGCCCAGGATTCGCCGTTCGAAGCCACCGAGTCAAGAAGACACATACGCGAGAGCTCAAGCGATTCCTTGAGCGGGACCAGGTCCGGGAACACATTGAGGACGGCC comes from the Streptomyces sp. NBC_01471 genome and includes:
- a CDS encoding N-6 DNA methylase, producing MSSYREIGKLLAASTGAKRMSEVFDNFVEMAALALRNAVDVRASECWNARERQYLQIVDGFSRTDLDRFAHALALVTMELEHDPCDVLGRLYMELELGNERLGQFYTPYDIARLMAEMQIDSVVEQVQRDGFANVYEPSCGAGAFVVALSQAMLGRGLNPQTQLHVTAEDIAPQAMHMIYVHLTLLHIPAVVRRCNVLTLETFDAWPTPAHVLGGWGRKLRLARAFDGSRRLIVASPQDITGKPADALEVQR
- a CDS encoding recombinase family protein produces the protein MANPFAPPIDLSHLPNYRQADARPRRAVFLGRVSTKDNQNPASSIPRQVVLASERLEEGEEFVAYFWDVESGMLPPDLRGLGPQEMYDALAVPTPRDGGLQDLVDRVEQLGVTHVLSERSDRMARAMLTSLTVEDELERLGAEVVYANEPVGGTKSGQLRSRRYGQVEAEVYRTVLNEMSMGGQIQHAINGWNHGYAPYPYITLIDENAPVQGKGRFGAERPKKKIAPHPDPRRFDAARELCRLRREEHLKGPDIVAILKAEPDRYPIEGEWTYNRVEGLVSNPKLTGYQVYNRRATRTGRAGFSQRNPISQWVWSPKVVHKPVVSLEEWMQAQEVTAGLRAGVEGGPLLRVRAAASRLGLTVTTVSSNAMHTLYRIGNRQIVLPAPVPETLVQQVIEDLGSAA
- a CDS encoding DUF6884 domain-containing protein encodes the protein MSHGLSPTGAKILEANDDGLVAGHPAALAKLMSDDLVVPHTADRGTYRMSALGRTALDTWRKENPGRAALADAPRFLPKLPGRQHEAVLAAARRPDQNVPGQDDPAYRAGEVWFRGSTLRKIAASGYAAIRPGRYDRGPATWEQTGRPLYLTEAGRIYARQRGSIDVRRRRVVVIACGMQKLPHPGFDEVGNPLPGHPAGELYTDDYHRSLREAADALTGPSLIFILSALHGLVPLDRRLLPYDVTLEDEQAVTPETIYWQAAGLGLDDADVIFLGGQDYAALLLPSVPHLHAPLAGGMGDQRGQCARARDEADVREAWWKKAATLHNEYATQ